The region TGGCTGACCTTCCTGAATCAGGCCGTCCCAGACGAGGGAGACCGGGAGCTACTCCAGATGTTCGCCGGGCTGTGCCTCACCGGCGACACCAGCCCCCAGCGGGCCCTGCTGCTGATCGGGGAGGGCGGCACCGGCAAGGGCACGTTCACCCGCGTGCTGCAGACGGTGCTGGGCAACCTCGCCACGAGCAGCGCCATCGAGAACATCAAGGACGGCAGCTTCCTCGTCGGCACCCTCGTCGGCAAACGCATGTGCGTCGTCAGCGAGCTGCCCAGGTCGTTCGACTGGCTGCCCTTCAAGCGGATCACCGGCGAAGACCACATCAGCGTCGACGTCAAGAACAAGACGCCGTACACCACCAAGCTCGACATGAAACTCGTGATCCTCAGCAACGTCATGCCCTTCCTGGGCGACGACGTCAGCAACAACAGCCTGCTGCGCCGCTTCCTCCCCGTCGCGTTCAACGTCCGCCCCGCAGAGCAGGACCCCACCCTGATTGACCGCCTCACGCACCCCGACGAGCTGCCCGGCGTCCTCAACTGGATGCTGGACGGCCTGCGCCTCCTGCAAGAGCGCGGCATGCGGTTCCCCAGCAGCGAGTCCAGCAGCCTGACCCGCGAGATCGTCGAAGAGAGCAACCAGGTCATCTCGTTCATCCGGGACGAGTGCCGCTACACCCGAGACGTCACCGCCACCAGCGGCGAGCTGTACGACGAGTACCGGAAGTGGTGCGGCACGAACGGCCACAAGCCCCTGAGCGCCAAGGGGTTCAGTAAGCAGCTGCTGGCCGCCGGACGCTACTTCGGCAAGACCCTGGTCCGCGAGCGAATCCGGACCGGCACGATCTTCCACCACATCACCCTGAGCACCTCACCCGGCGGCTGGGAGGGCGAAGCATGACCTGTTGCAGATGCGTTGCAGATTCATTCAGCAATCTGCAACAGAAAAACAGCGTTCTAGACAGTTCGGTTGCAGATGTTGCAGATGTTGCAGGTTTTTTCAATAGCTCATACGAGAGAGAGAAAAACCTGGGAAGCGCAGAGAACTGCGGGAATTTGTCCAAAACATCTGCCACATCTGCCGCATCTGCAACGACCCCAACCAGCACGGCACTTTCCCGTTGCAGATCCGAAAACACATCTGCAACCGATCTGCAACACGGAGGCCACACATGCCCCTGACCGGCACCAAGAAGCCCAGCGCGAGCACTGGCAAGCCCAAGACCGCCGGGAACCTCGTCAAGTCGATCCTCGATCAACTCGACACCGAGTGGGCCACCCTCAAACAGGACGACCCCACCATCCACGGCGACGAAGCCGCACTGCTCGCCTACTACCACGTCTGCACCCGCTGCCTCATCCAGCAAGTCGGCGACCCCTACACCGCCACGTTCCCCCAGGGGTACCTCGACACTGAACGCCTCCCTAAACTCTGCGCCTACCTCACCCGGTGCCAGGACCTGGAAGGCGAAGCACTCAAAGCCGCCCGTGAACGCGCCGTGGCAGCCCTCCGCGCCTGCTGGCCCGCCTACCGGGACCTCGCCATCCCCGACGCGCCCGACGGCACCAGCTACTTCGACGGCGAAGTCCTCCCGTTCACCTGGGCGGCCATCGAAAGCAACTGGAGCGGCGAGGACGACGACCCCAACCGCACCAAGTTCCTCCCCACCTTCAGCACACAGGCCTCAGCCGACTTCCACCTGCACGGCCTCGCCACGCTGCTGCTCAACCGCCAGTGCCGGTACTACCTGACCGACCTCAAGCCGCACCAGACCCACGACGGGAGGGGCCAACCGTGACCGCAAACGACAGCAAGAGCACCCCGAAGAAAGCCGAAGACGCCACCCTCCTGGAACGCCTCGACGCTCGCATCCGTGAGCTGCAGGAGTACCGCGGCATCTACACGCAGGCGGTTCAGCAGACCGAGTTGGTGTACCAGGATCAGGGCCTGCTGGAAGATCAGTTGGATGACCAGGCGCGGGAGTACATCGCGCTGCTGAGTGAGGTGCGGGACGAGATCACAGCGCAGGCAAAGGCGCTGACAACACAGGAGAAAACCACGCAGCTTGCCGTTGCCCTCCTCCGCCAGCACGTACCCGACGAGCAGATCATCCACGATGCCGCCGCCCTCCTCGGAGCCCAGTCGTGACCCCCGCCCAGCCCCGGCACCCGCTGGCGCTGCTGGCGGACGGGTGGGAGATCGAAGGCGCGCAACTTTGCGACGGGGTGCATGCCAGTGTCCCCAATGCCCATGCAGGGCAGGCATACCTGGACTGTGCCGCCCAGTTACGCGAGGCCCTGCGCGCCCAGGCGGAAGCGGACCAGGACCTGCGGCAGGCAGCCCGCACTCTGCATATGTACTCCCGCCGCTACTGCGACGGTCGCAGCACCTACGCCCCGGACGACCACAACCGCGCCACGCACACCCTGCTGCGCCTCGGCGTGGTCCTCGATGCGGACCCGATCAGCAAAACTGGCCCATTCGCTGCGGACGGCATGTACGGCCTCACGGAACGGGAACACGCCGCGCTCGCTCAGGCGCAGGCCGGGGCGGGCAGCGTTGGAGGTGAGGCGCAGTGACGCCGCTGTTCGTCCTGACCTCGCTGGTGCGCCTGCGTGCCGAATGGGGCAAGACCCCCGGCGTTCCTGTGCCCGTCATGCTCCGCTCGAAGATCTTCGCCTTCCTGGGTCAGCTGGCGAAGGCCACTGAGGCCGTCGAGCAGGTCCACGCCTTCGCCGTTCAGGCCCGTGACGCCCGCACCAGTGCGGACCGCCGCGCGGCCCTCGACGCCCTGGAACGCGCCGCCCTGGCGCTCGGAGGTACCCCGTGATCACCCGCGCGACGGACATGCAGAACCTGCTCGCCCTGGTCCGCAAGGACCCCGGGCGGCCCGCGAATCACTACGCGGTGCGCCTGAACCTCTCACACAACTACACCCGCAAGCTCCTGGCTGAACTCGCGCAGTTGGGCGAGCTGACCAGCCGGACCGTGCGCGTCTACCGCGCGGCGGTGAAGTCGTGAACGCCGAAGCTCAGGCCGTCATGTACCTGCTGCACACCCTGCACCTGCACGGGTTCAACGTGCCCAGCGTGGGGGAGGGCGTGCGCCGCCGACTGCTGACCGAGGCGGACTGGCAGCGCACCGTCGAACTGTTCCGGAGGTGGGCCGCATGATCACCCTGCCCTGGCCTCCCAGCGTGAACCGCATGTGGCGCAGCGTGCGCGGCCGTAACATCCTCAGCCAGGAGGGCCGCCAGTACCGCGAGAACGGGCTGACCGTGGTGGCGGCCCAGTCCCCCCGCCACTGGCCCGCCGAGGTGCGCCTGAGCGTCAGCATCAGCGTGTACCCGCCTGACCGTCGCCGCCGGGACCTCGACAACATGCCCAAGGCGGTGCTGGACCTGCTGACGCACGCCGGGGTGTACGTGGATGACAGCCAGATTGACCGGCTGGAGATCGTGCGCCGCGAGAACCACCCCGGCGGTCGCGTCATCGTCGAACTGAGGGCCATATGACGTACCAGCGAGAGAAGCTGTGGCGCGTCGCCGCAGATGAGCCCGCCACCCCTGAGGGGTGCGCGACGGTGCTGCGCATCATGCGGGCGCACGGGCGGCCCATGAGCCTGAGCCTGATCGTCGGGCGCGCTGCGCCCATGTCGGCGCGACTGGTAGCAGCGTGCATCAGCGACCTGATCGTCATGCAGGAAGAGGTCAGCATCAACGATGCCGAGCTGTTCGAACTGGAGCGCCCATGACCGCCTCGCGCCGTCGCGCCAACCCTGCGACCCGGGAGGAGGTCACGCAGGCGCTGGGCAGCATCCGCCAACAGCAGCGGGACGCCCGGGCGTACGCGGAGGTCTGGTACCAGGCGCTCAGGGCGTGGGAGGTGATCGTGCCGCCCATCGTCATCCCCCGCCTGCGGTACGGCACGTTCTACGTGGACAACGCCACTACGATGGGCGAGGGTGGCCCGGACCGACCCACTGGCCTGAGCCTGCCGTGCGGCGTGCTGCGGGAGGGTGAGGTGGCCCGGCTGATCACGCGCTGGGCGCAGAGCACCATCCCCGCCCAGCGCGAGCACGGGCAGTTGCTGGAACGCATCCGCCAGGGCGAGAGCATGGCCATGCTGCTGCACCACTCCGGGCGCGGCTGGGCGGAACCCCGCGAGCGGGCCATGGCGTACGCGGAGGCCGTGCTGCGCCTCGCGGTGATCCTGGGCGACCCCGAAGCGGAGGTGCACGTACAAGCCCTTGCATTTGCGCGGCAAGCAGGTACAATTTCTGTAAGCTCGCAAGAGTAGTCAAGAGACCAACCCAACCGCCCCACGTGGGCGGTTTTGCGTTGCGTTTCGAGACTGCCGGATGGTGACAGTCCGGTCCAACACCCAGTCGTCACGCCTGACTGTGCGGGGCGTGGCGGCCGGGACGCGTGCAGCTCAATGGATGCCCTTCCCCGAACTGGAGGGGCGCTGGATTCGATGCCAGCGGGTTGCCCCACTCGTAAACCGCTCTACACGCCATCTACACGGGAGTCGTCCATGATCAAGTCCACAGGCACCAGCGTCAGCATCAGCACGGACGGCGGGCGGACCTTCACGTCCATCGCATGTGACCAGATCATCCTCAGCCCTCAGGACACGGGTGAGATGGGCACGCTCTCCGAGTTCTCCAGAGAGGCGATGGTGGCCAGAGGTGTACCCCGCCCGCTGATGCTGGGCCGCGCGAAGGTGCGCCGGTGAAGCGCACCCGGAAGGAACGCCTCAGCCACTGGCGCACCATCAACGGCACGCGCTGCAACGGTGGCCGCACCGGCAGGCGCTACAGCCACCTCAGGCGCCGGGCGTGACATGGACCCCCGCCACATCCGCCCACCTGACCGGAAGGGCCGGGAGGACTGGCGCGGCCAGCTCCGACCGGAATACCGCGAGGCAGACCAGTGGTACCGGGTGCACCTGACCAGCCTGGGCCTGCTGCGGCCTGAGCCTGGGCCGCCCAGACAAGACGTGATGGTGTTCTACGTTTGCGATCAGGCTTCAAAATCAAATTTTTGATTTCTCTCTGATCTTGGCGGCCTCTGCTAGTTTGAAAAAATCATATGTGGTGACAACAGATATGATCATAGCGCCTCCAAGACATCCTCTTATGATGTCGGACCAAAAGGGTGACTTGGCGTCGTTCATGACAAAAAATGCCCATAAAGTGGCAGATATTAAAGCGAAAGCCATTGTCATTACTATTGACAATCCAGTAAATATAATGAGTCTATCAAGACTGCTAACTAGGCGCATATTTATTCTAAAATCTGACTCATCGGCCTGTCTTTGCTTCTCTTTGATTATTGGATACGTTTTTCGTAATGCCCAGCCTGCACCACTTATTAAAAGAGCTCCCACCATTCCTAGAATGGCTCCCCGGTATTCAGATGGCGTGAAGTCAAGCACATGCCAACTCTATCCACTTGGAGGTGATCCCGCACATGCAAACCGACGCACCGAAACAACCCACCGCTGAGGAGCTGGGCGCGGCCCTCACCCCTAAGCAGAAGCGCTTCGCGGACGCCTACCTCGGCCCATGCCGCCTGAACGCCAGTGCCGCCTCCCGCGAGGCGAAGTACAGCGACCATCGTGAAGGCTGGGGCCTCTTGCGCCACCCTGCTGTGAAGGCGTACATCGCCGCGCGCCTCGACGAACAAGACGACGTCATGAGCCGCAGCGAGGTTGCCGCACGCCTGACCATGGAGGCCCGGAGCGTCGTGGACATGGACGCGTTCGTGACCGTCGCGCCCACCGAGCGGACCTTCTGGGTGCCCGCCCGGGAGCACGAGCCGGTGCGTGAGCTGGCCAAGCGCAAGGGCTGCCATGTGGACGACCTCGACATCTACGACCTATGCGGGCACTTCGGCGAGGATCAGATCAGCCGCACCGGTGACGGCGAGATGCTCGTGCGTGTCGCCACGATCAGTCAGGATGTCGAGATCGACTGGGCCGCCGCGAAAGCTGCCGGTGCGATCAGCGGCATGGCCGTGCTGAAGAAGAACAAGGACGGCAGCATCGAGTACCGCATCAAGGACCCCACGCGGGCACTGGAACTGCTGGGCAAGCTGCACAACATGTTCACGGACAAAGTGCAGATCAGCGGTGCTGATGGCGGGCCCGTGCAGGTGCAGATCACCCGCCGGATCGTGGGCGGCACCTCGTGACTGCCCTGCACCTCGACCTGACGTACAGCGCCGCGCAGAACGCGGCGTTTTTCGATCACCCGCCCGGCAAGTACTTCATCTACCCCAAGGGCCGCCGCGTGGGCTTCACCCGGGGTGGCATGCAGGCCGCGTGCGAGTGGGCCCTGGAAGGCCTGGCCGTACTGTGGGGTGACACGATCAGCGTGAACATCCGCAAGTACGTGGAGCGGTACGCGCTGCCGCTGCTGCAGAAGCAGAAGATCCCCCACACCTGGAACGTCGTCGAGAAGACCCTGCGCTTCGAAACAGGCGGGTTCATCGACTTCCGATCGGCTGACAACCCCGAGAACTGGGAAGGGTTCGGGTACCACAAGGTGCTGCTCAACGAAGCCGGGATCATCCTGGAAGGGGAGAACGGCCGGTACCTGTACCAGAACAGCGTGCTGCCCATGCTGCTGGACTTCGAGGAGAGTGAGCTGTACGCGTTCGGCGTGCCCAAGGGAACCACGAACCTGTTCTACGACCTGCACCAGCGCGCCACACAGAATCTGCCCGGGTACCACACGCAGACCTTCACCAGCCACGACAGCCCTTGGCTGCGGCGTGAGGCACTAGCCGGGTTGATCGAAGAGATGCGCACCCTGGGCGGCGAGAACCTCGTCAACCAAGAGATCTACGGCAAGTTCGTGAACATCCAGGGTGGCGGCCTGCGCGTCATTCCGGAAGCGTGGGTGCGTCTCGCTCAGCAGCGCTGGGAAGCCATGCAGCAGCCGCAGCGCCCGCCAGACGCGCTGGGTGTGGACGTGGCCCGCGGCGGACAGGACACCACGGTGCTCGCCCCCCGCTGGGGCGTGTACTTCGGCCCGGTCAAGGAGTTCGCCGGGACCCTCACGCCGGACGGCCCGAGCGTGCGGGACCTGATCCTGCCCGAGATCGGTCCGCAGACCCTGGTGAACGTGGACATTGTCGGCGTCGGTACCAGTCCATTCGACTTCACGAAGCAGGTGCACGACCGGACCGTCCCGATCAACTTCGGCGCCGGCAGTGACGCCATGGACAGCACCGGCAACTACGGCTTCGCGAACCTGCGCGCCGAGGCGTACTGGAAGTTCCGCGAGGCGCTCGATCCCATCACTGGACTGGGTCTGGCCCTCCCGCCAGACGAGCAGATGGCGCAGGACCTCATCAGCGTCGGCTGGGAACCGCGAGGCGGGAAGATCCTGATCGAGGCGAAGAAGGACATCAAGAAACGTATCGGCCGCAGCACCAACAAGGGTGACGCGGTCATCGAGGCATTCATGGAAGAGGCCGCGCCTGATCTTCCCCCTTCCGGCATCGCCGGGTACGAGCAGGACGACACCTACCAAGGAGGTGATGACTGGTGATTCTGGACAGCAGGGGTGACCCCATCGACATGACCGACGCGCGCGATCCTGGCTTGTCCGGCGGCTGGCGCGTCTCTGGCGGCGTGGCCGATCCCGTCACCAGCATCCCCGCCTTCGCGCGCGGCACGTTCGACCGGGCCACCACGCAGCGCGCCGCGCGCCTCGCGTACCACCTCAACCCGCTCTTCTACGGCGCGGTGCAGGTCGTCCACTCGTTCACGTTGGGCGCTGGCATCAACTACGGCGAGTTCGCCGACAAGCGAGCCCAGGCGGGCCTGGAAGAGCTTTGGGCCACGAACGACCTGGACGAACTCACGGACCGCTGGCTGATTGAGCACCTGCTGGACGGCGAGAGCCTCACGCTCTGGCCGCTGGCGAAGATCGGGGACGTACCCGCCCGCCTGGGTTTCTGGGACGTGGTCGATGGCGGCCTCGATACGGTCGAAACCGAGCCGGGCGTGCCACACCACGTCACCCGCATCAAGGCGAACCACCGCTGGTACGAGGCTGGGCAGTTCGTCTGGCGCGCCACGGACGCCCTGTATAACGACCCGCGCGGCTGGCCCGCCACAGCCCGCGCGATCGGCCCGGCCCTGGCGTACATGAATTTCCTGGATGCCCGCCGGAAGATCCACGAGCTGGCCGGGCGGATCAACGCCATCTACTACGCCTTCGCGAAAGACGACGCAGAACTGAACCGCAAGGGCGCCCGCTTCCGCAACGTTCCCCGCAGCGGCGCCGTGCTCACCCTCGGGCAGAACGCCGAAGGCAAGAAGGAATCGTTCGAGTTTCACACGCCCGACCTGAAATCACAGGACGCCGCCGTGGACGGGAAGCTCATCAAGCAACTGCTTGCCGTCGCGCTGGGCCTCCCCGAGCACTACCTCGCTGAGGGTGGGGGCGTGACCCGCACGACGGCGGACAGCATGGGCGCCCCCACTCGCCGAGGCTTCCAGAAACGGCAGCGGCAGGTGTTCCGCTGGTTGAACGCCGTGATGATCACCGAACTGATCCGCCGCAACGGGCCCGACCAGCTGTACAAAGTCGTCAGTGCCCGCATGCTGCCGGGTGGGGACATCAGCCGCAGCAGCCGCAGGGTCAAGGCGTACCTGCTGGAAGCGCCCGTGATCTTCCCGACGCTGAACGACGAGGACCTGGAAGGCCTGATCAAGAAGGTCGAAGTGGCCGCCCGCCTGCGCCTGGCCAGCCGCGCCACGCTCAGCGGAGAACTCGGGTATGACCACCTGGCTGAGGTGGAACGCCAACAGCAGGAACCCGACCCGATACCCGCCCCCGCGCCCACTGGAGGTTGACCATGCCTGAACAGGAAACCGAACTCAAGACGGTGGAAACCTGCGCCACGTGCCGGTTCATCACTTACCAGCGCAAGGCCGATGAGGGCCCACAGCACCTGTTCTGCGAGAACGTCGAACTCAGTCAGGGCGGGCCCGGG is a window of Deinococcus grandis DNA encoding:
- a CDS encoding RusA family crossover junction endodeoxyribonuclease, with the protein product MITLPWPPSVNRMWRSVRGRNILSQEGRQYRENGLTVVAAQSPRHWPAEVRLSVSISVYPPDRRRRDLDNMPKAVLDLLTHAGVYVDDSQIDRLEIVRRENHPGGRVIVELRAI
- a CDS encoding terminase small subunit, with the protein product MQTDAPKQPTAEELGAALTPKQKRFADAYLGPCRLNASAASREAKYSDHREGWGLLRHPAVKAYIAARLDEQDDVMSRSEVAARLTMEARSVVDMDAFVTVAPTERTFWVPAREHEPVRELAKRKGCHVDDLDIYDLCGHFGEDQISRTGDGEMLVRVATISQDVEIDWAAAKAAGAISGMAVLKKNKDGSIEYRIKDPTRALELLGKLHNMFTDKVQISGADGGPVQVQITRRIVGGTS